A genomic stretch from Arachis stenosperma cultivar V10309 chromosome 3, arast.V10309.gnm1.PFL2, whole genome shotgun sequence includes:
- the LOC130968477 gene encoding uncharacterized protein LOC130968477 isoform X1, translating into MGMPMGSDDPAILKLHKWEPSDIPLALSEFREAFLSPTREILLLHSYEKEALLLPLIKGELHSSAPESCHDNDNHSPGSSTLSSQAFTRPSISDLVNDLPCTSGSGINIDTDPAQLKCPRSKSYPFISDVSSLAWARCGDSYDQHSDASFREFLFVSGRRGVSIHAFPKLNKTRGIAQAAVEGNFSQGRWVEWGPVATLAQNIEVGESSSLSDEDQTINGIVGDSGVELPRGPAAKRYLESFFTKIDTTVLDGSIWSKFPKNTEFPCSAEVVSFNIFDGGDVSNQSSLSLCGDDSNSDCFSSVFGIEVNGFYECPRVFSSASYRLVGLFFMLPHDLSGNINDAIQGGRIRNLLLVARLDYWGIQWVSIVKLDERINISLANKWMDFQFSDDLLVCLNSSGLIALYGALSGELVTHLNVSHACGLNPHFDMKGSEKFSLSDGTDIKQECDIKAKLSDQHSGSFRRSFKRFVVASHTSLLAVVDECGVIYVISLGDYVPDKNYSYEKLLPYGQQFGLGMLVGWGVGGYDINHKVVYSNSSGNARSSDLNMKSEVVSFPDKAVAANVLQQIHDCTFKEKTDLFGSYSSGFSAAAKNDNKFHGSDLNSLVMRTIFLPGFRVSGDDSICFSPLGFTILSRNNYAQNQRGSLLVHFNLQVKLDVHDDNFIGSRYDVCHFNGKEEAIIGEALGCIFQGCLYIVKEAGLSVYLPSISISTNFLPTEHIGYCPPSKGLGISDIIKDNVETKETMKRFSPWKVEILDRVLLYEGTEEAHRLCSENGWDVKVSRIRQLQIALDYLKFDEIERSLEMLVDVNLAEEGILRLLFAAVFLIVNKNGNDSETSAASRLLALATSFATRMLRKYGIIQHKRDMIIAEGFNKTELLSLPPIEPVKLQAEVDFARKLREMAHFLEIIRNLQCRLRSKFQRASQGLATIGEESSLICTDMLQEESQLSVHASDLVSLDMLNQNELSLPLPAPGSDNNENLALVPVDSKSPLVSEEFGEVSPLGGNSEKKVLPVENPKEMMARWNVDNLDLKNVVKDALLSGRLPLAVLKLHLHQSENFVAGKEPHDTFTEVRDIGRAVAYDLFLKGETELAVSTLQRLGENIESCLKQLLFGTVRRSLRAQIAEELKRYGYLGPYEWKILEDMSLIESLYPSSSFWKTYHGRLRENGTSSDSVLPMENRLQLLHNHSFDSLVIECGEIDGIVLDSWMNINGSTSSVEVDEDEAHVGYWAAAAIWFDTWEQRTIDRMILNQSSPSGISLLWESQLEYHGGRNNWKEVSELLDMIPAYAISAGSLQLNLDVLQTTSSLGCNMKASNYGSFLGSLEELDSVCMEVPDIQIYQFSPDICSWWLRMLMQEKLAKRFIFLKEYWEGTMEMVALLARAGFVSDQDKILLDNDLIETLSDRDGTVHAMHKIFVHHCAQYNLPSLLDLYLDCHSLVLDRDSLLALQETAVDCQWAKWLLLSRVKGCEYEASLANARSIMSQNLVPGSGLSVMDLDEIIRTVDDIAEGGGEMAALATLMHAALPIQSCLNSGSVNMHINSSAQCTLENLRPTLLRFPTLWRTLVGACLGQDTMSLLVPKAKTALSDYLSWRDDNFFSTGRDTSLLQMLPCWFPKPIRRLIQLYVQGPIGCQSFSGFPTGETLLHRDIDLFINADVHAEISAISWEATIQRHIEEELHGPLLEENGLGLEHHLHRGRALAAFNQILGHRVQNMKSKEEAGASAHGQASIQLDVQTILSPLEQSEETLLSSVLPIAIMHFEDSMLVASCTFLLELCGLSASMLRTDIAVLKRISSFYTLSEDNENLRQLSPKGSMFHARSHEGDLTESLARALADEYLHKDSAVNSTGNGASGRQPSRALMLVLNHLEKASLPLIIDGNTYGSWLLTGNGDGAQLRSERKAASQRWSLVTNFCRMHQLPLSTKYLALLARDNDWVEFLSEGQIGGYSFDTVVQVASKEFSDPRLRLHMMTVLRAMQSKKKATSPEKGDETTFPNENMCVPVELFQILAECEKHKGPGEALLTKAKELSWSILAMVASCFPDVSPLSCLTVWLEITAARETSSIKVHNIASQIADNVGAAVNATNSLPVGDRVLTFHYNRQSPKRRRLLTPITVDSSTSVISEISSTSMGPKIFDSQGKSIENERDVGQTGGIIVASESNERPASLSKMVAVLCEQQLFLPLLRAFEMFLPSCPLLPFIRALQAFSQMRLSEASAHLGSFSARIKEEPMYSQANVGREGQIGTSWISSTASKAADAVLSTCPSPYEKRCLMQLLASTDFGDGGLAAAHYRRAYWKINLAEPMLRKDNVLHFDNETADDASLLSALENNRQWEQARNWAKQLEASGTPWKSSLHHVTESQAESMVAEWKEFLWDVPEERVALWSHCHTLFIRYSFPSLQAGLFFLKHAEAVEKDLPARELHEILLLSLQWLSGMISLSSPVCPLHLLREIETKVWLLAVESESQVKSEGDFNFTFSVRENAIKNESSIIDRTATIIAKMDNHINSMRNRIDNQIPYKNQVVDAGLSTTFGGGSKTKRRGKGYMQSRRPPLETADKSVDSDDGSSAHCFKNELQLNEENLKLEMSFSRWDERVGAAELERAVLSLLEFGQIAAAKQLQSKFSPEEIPSEFKLVDAALKLAAISTPPSNVSLSMLDEEVRSVIQTHGLLKGKHHVDPLQVLESLVAIFTEGSGRGLCKRIIAVIKAANTLGLSFFEAFNKQPIELLQLLSLKAQESFEEANMLVQTHPMPAASIAQILAESFLKGVLAAHRGGYMDSQKEEGPAPLLWRFSDFLKWAELCPSEPEIGHALMRLVITGQEIPHACEVELLILSHHFYKSSACLDGVDVLVALAATRVDAYVLEGDFSCLARLITGVGNFYALNFILGILIENGQLDLLLQKYSAAADTNTGTAEAVRGFRMAVLTSLKHFNPNDLDAFAMVYSHFDMKHETAALLESRAQQSCEQWFRRYDMDQNEDLLDSMRYFIEAAEVHSSIDAGNKTRSNCAQASLLSLQIRMPDFQWLNLSETNARRALVEQSRFQEALIVAEAYNLNQPSEWALVLWNQMLKPEVMEEFVAEFVAVLPLQPSMLIDLARFYRAEVAARGDQSHFSVWLTGGGLPAEWAKYLGRSFRCLLKRTRDLKLRMQLATLATGFGDVIDACKEELDNVPDNAAPLVLRKGHGGAYLPLM; encoded by the exons ATGGGTATGCCCATGGGCAGTGATGATCCTGCTATACTCAAGTTACATAAGTGGGAACCTTCCGATATTCCACTTGCGCTTTCGGAATTTCGTGAGGCTTTTCTTTCTCCCACAAGAGAGATACTGCTTTTGCATTCTTATGAAAAAGAAGCTCTTTTGCTTCCGCTGATAAAAG GAGAATTACATTCTAGTGCTCCGGAAAGCTGCCATGACAATGATAATCACAGTCCAGGTTCATCGACTCTTTCCTCCCAGGCATTCACTAGGCCTAGTATATCAGATTTGGTGAATGATTTACCTTGCACTTCAGGATCAGGAATCAACATTGATACTGATCCTGCTCAACTTAAATGTCCAAGGTCCAAAAGTTACCCATTTATTAGTGATGTGAGCTCGTTGGCATGGGCACGTTGTGGGGACAGCTATGATCAGCACAGTGATGCTTCATTTAGAGAATTTCTATTTGTGTCCGGAAGACGTGGGGTGTCCATCCATGCTTTTCCCAAATTGAACAAAACCAGAGGAATTGCTCAAGCTGCAGTAGAGGGGAACTTTAGCCAAGGCAGGTGGGTGGAATGGGGGCCTGTTGCTACATTAGCTCAAAACATAGAAGTAGGAGAGTCTTCCAGCCTGAGTGATGAAGATCAGACTATAAATGGTATTGTTGGAGATAGTGGAGTTGAACTACCGAGAGGTCCTGCTGCTAAGAGATACTTGGAGTCGTTTTTCACTAAAATTGATACTACTGTATTAGATGGTAGTATCTGGAGCAAGTTCCCTAAGAATACAGAATTTCCTTGCTCTGCAGAAGTGGTTTCATTTAACATATTTGATGGAGGTGATGTGTCTAACCAGTCAAGCTTGAGCTTGTGTGGAGATGATTCTAATTCTGATTGTTTTTCTAGTGTATTTGGTATTGAGGTTAATGGTTTCTATGAATGCCCAAGAGTGTTCTCAAGTGCTTCATATCGCTTGGTTGGGCTCTTTTTTATGTTACCGCATGATTTGTCTGGAAATATTAATGATGCAATTCAAGGAGGCAGGATAAGAAATTTACTTCTTGTAGCTAGGTTAGACTATTGGGGTATTCAGTGGGTTTCAATAGTGAAGCTAGATGAAAGAATAAACATAAGTCTAGCAAATAAGTGGATGGATTTTCAGTTTTCTGATGATCTCCTTGTTTGTCTTAATTCTTCTGGCTTGATTGCTCTCTATGGTGCATTGTCTGGTGAACTTGTGACACATTTAAATGTTTCACATGCTTGTGGACTTAACCCTCATTTTGATATGAAAGGGTCAGAAAAGTTTTCCTTGAGTGATGGTACAGATATTAAGCAAGAGTGTGACATTAAGGCTAAGTTGTCTGATCAGCATAGTGGTTCTTTTAGGCGGTCATTCAAAAGGTTCGTTGTTGCTTCACATACCTCCCTTTTAGCTGTGGTTGATGAATGCGGTGTGATCTATGTGATTTCCTTGGGTGATTATGTGCCTGACAAGAACTATTCATATGAGAAGTTGCTTCCATATGGTCAGCAATTTGGGCTTGGAATGTTGGTTGGTTGGGGAGTTGGTGGGTATGATATAAATCACAAAGTGGTATACTCTAATTCTTCTGGCAATGCTCGTTCTAGTGATTTGAACATGAAAAGTGAAGTGGTTTCTTTCCCAGACAAAGCTGTGGCGGCCAATGTGCTTCAGCAAATTCATGACTGCACATTTAAAGAAAAGACAGACTTGTTTGGCTCCTATTCAAGTGGATTTTCTGCTGCTGCTAAAAATGATAACAAGTTTCATGGTTCTGATTTGAATTCACTTGTTATGAGAACAATATTCCTTCCTGGTTTTAGAGTCTCTGGGGATGATTCCATTTGTTTTTCTCCTCTGGGATTTACTATTCTCTCTAGAAATAattatgcacaaaatcaaagagGTTCTCTGCTTGTCCATTTTAATCTGCAAGTGAAGTTAGATGTTCATGATGACAACTTCATAGGTAGTAGATATGATGTGTGCCACTTTAATGGAAAAGAAGAAGCTATTATTGGAGAAGCACTTGGATGCATTTTCCAAGGTTGTTTATATATAGTGAAGGAAGCTGGTCTATCAGTGTATCTTCCCTCCATTTCAATTTCAACAAATTTTCTTCCTACTGAGCACATTGGTTATTGCCCACCAAGTAAGGGTTTAGGGATTTCAGACATAATAAAGGACAATGTGGAAACAAAAGAAACAATGAAAAGGTTTTCTCCTTGGAAAGTTGAAATTTTGGACAGAGTTCTTCTGTATGAAGGCACTGAAGAGGCACATCGATTGTGTTCAGAAAATG GATGGGATGTCAAAGTTTCTCGCATTCGTCAGTTACAAATAGCACTGGACTActtgaaatttgatgaaatagAAAG ATCTTTGGAAATGCTTGTGGATGTGAATCTAGCAGAAGAGGGGATTTTGAGGTTGCTCTTTGCTGCAGTTTTTCTCATTGTTAACAAAAATGGAAATGATAGCGAAACTTCTGCTGCTTCAAG GCTTCTTGCACTGGCTACTTCCTTTGCAACCAGGATGCTTCGTAAATATGGAATTatacaacataaaagagatatGATCATTGCAGAGGGCTTTAACAAAACAGAATTACTCTCTCTTCCCCCTATTGAACCAGTTAAACTGCAAGCAGAAGTGGATTTTGCTCGAAAACTTCGTGAGATGGCTCATTTCTTGGAGATCATACGCAACCTGCAATGTAGGCTTAGATCGAAATTCCAAAGGGCCAGTCAAGGATTG GCTACTATCGGAGAAGAGTCATCTTTAATTTGTACTGATATGTTGCAGGAAGAATCCCAACTTTCAGTTCATGCTTCAGATTTAGTGTCACTGGACATGTTGAACCAAAATGAGCTTTCCTTACCTCTACCTGCTCCTGGTAGTGACAACAACGAAAACCTTGCACTAGTGCCTGTTGATTCAAAATCTCCTTTGGTCTCGGAAGAGTTTGGTGAAGTATCCCCTTTAGGAGGAAATTCTGAAAAGAAAGTTTTGCCTGTGGAAAATCCGAAAGAGATGATGGCACGCTGGAATGTAGATAATCTGGACCTTAAAAATGTGGTTAAAGATGCGTTGCTCTCTGGTCGTCTGCCTTTGGCAGTACTTAAACTGCATCTTCATCAATCGGAAAATTTTGTTGCTGGCAAAGAGCCTCATGATACTTTCACTGAAGTCCGTGATATTGGCAGAGCTGTTGCTTATGACTTATTTTTGAAG GGTGAAACTGAGCTTGCTGTTTCAACACTTCAAAGACTTGGAGAGAACATCGAATCCTGTCTCAAGCAACTTTTATTTGGCACTGTAAGGAGATCTTTGCGGGCCCAGATTGCTGAggaattgaaaagatatggttatCTAGGACCATATGAGTGGAAGATATTGGAAGATATGTCATTGATTGAG AGTCTTTATCCTAGCAGCAGCTTCTGGAAAACATATCATGGGCGGCTAAGAGAGAATGGTACTTCATCAGACTCTGTTTTGCCGATGGAAAATAGACTACAGCTCTTGCATAACCATTCATTTGATAGCCTTGTCATTGAATGTGGGGAGATTGATGGAATTGTCTTGGATTCATGGATGAATATCAATGGAAGTACATCTTCTGTAGAAGTTGATGAAGATGAGGCTCATGTTGGATATTGGGCTGCTGCTGCTATCTGGTTTGATACCTGGGAGCAAAGAACCATTGATCGT ATGATATTGAATCAATCATCTCCTTCGGGAATATCTTTACTGTGGGAATCACAACTTGAATATCATGGGGGTCGCAATAATTGGAAAGAAGTATCTGAACTGTTGGACATGATACCGGCATATGCCATATCTGCTGGAAGCCTTCAACTCAATTTGGATGTTTTGCAAACTACTTCGTCTTTAGGATGCAATATGAAGGCTTCTAATTACGGAAGTTTCTTAGGCTCTCTTGAAGAATTGGATTCTGTATGCATGGAAGTTCCAGATATCCAAATATATCAGTTTTCACCTGATATTTGCTCTTGGTGGTTGAGAATGCTCATGCAGGAAAAGCTTGCAAAaagatttatatttttgaaagaatATTGGGAAGGAACAATGGAGATGGTTGCTCTTTTGGCTCGGGCAGGTTTCGTATCTGATCAAGATAAGATTTTGTTGGACAATGATCTTATTGAGACCTTATCAGATAGAGATGGAACTGTACATGCTATGCATAAAATATTTGTGCATCACTGTGCACAATATAATTTGCCAAGTCTTTTGGACCTTTACCTTGATTGTCATAGTTTGGTCCTTGATCGTGATTCCCTTCTTGCATTACAGGAAACTGCA GTTGATTGTCAATGGGCAAAATGGCTGCTCTTATCAAGAGTTAAGGGGTGTGAGTACGAGGCTTCACTTGCTAATGCTCGCTCAATTATGTCACAAAATTTGGTTCCTGGAAGTGGCCTCAGTGTTATGGATTTAGATGAAATAATTCGAACTGTTGATGACATTGCTGAAGGAGGGGGAGAAATGGCAGCTCTAGCAACCCTGATGCATGCTGCTTTGCCAATTCAAAGCTGTTTGAATAGTGGTAGTGTAAATATGCATATCAATTCCTCTGCCCAGTGCACATTGGAGAACCTTAGGCCAACTTTGCTACGGTTCCCAACATTGTGGCGCACGCTTGTAGGAGCATGTCTTGGACAAGATACAATGAGCTTGTTGGTTCCTAAAGCAAAAACTG CTTTATCAGATTATCTTAGTTGGCGTGATGACAATTTTTTCTCTACTGGACGTGATACTTCACTTCTACAAATGCTTCCATGCTGGTTTCCTAAGCCCATTCGGAGATTAATACAACTTTACGTGCAG GGTCCTATTGGATGCCAATCCTTTTCAGGGTTTCCTACTGGGGAAACTTTGCTACACAGAGACATTGATTTATTCATAAATGCTGATGTACATGCTGAGATAAGTGCAATTTCTTGGGAGGCAACTATCCAAAGACACATTGAGGAAGAACTACATGGCCCTTTACTCGAG GAAAATGGCCTTGGACTTGAGCACCATTTGCACCGTGGACGTGCTTTGGCAGCTTTCAACCAGATCCTTGGCCATAGAGTTCAAAATATGAAGTCTAAAGAGGAGGCCGGTGCTTCAGCTCATGGACAAGCAAGCATTCAATTAGATGTCCAGACTATTCTTTCACCACTTGAGCAAAGTGAAGAGACTCTGCTTTCATCT GTTTTGCCAATTGCTATTATGCATTTTGAGGATTCTATGCTTGTTGCCTCATGCACTTTTCTTCTGGAGCTATGTGGTCTGTCAGCCAGCATGTTGCGCACTGATATTGCTGTGCTAAAGCGAATTTCTTCTTTCTACACATTAAGTGAAGATAATGAAAATCTCAGGCAATTATCACCCAAGGGATCTATGTTTCATGCAAGATCCCATGAAGGTGACTTGACCGAGTCTCTTGCTCGAGCCTTAGCTGATGAATATTTGCACAAGGATTCTGCAGTAAATTCTACTGGGAATGGAGCTTCAGGTAGACAACCTTCTCGGGCTCTTATGCTTGTCTTGAACCATTTGGAAAAAGCAAGCCTTCCGCTGATTATAGATGGAAATACATATGGGTCTTGGCTGCTAACTGGAAATGGTGATGGAGCACAGTTAAGGTCTGAACGAAAGGCTGCTAGCCAGCGCTGGAGTTTGGTAACAAATTTTTGTAGGATGCATCAGCTTCCCCTAAGTACAAAGTATCTTGCTTTATTAGCTAGAGATAATGACTGG GTTGAATTTTTGTCTGAAGGTCAGATTGGGGGATATTCTTTTGATACAGTGGTCCAAGTG GCATCAAAGGAGTTTAGTGATCCACGTCTGAGACTTCATATGATGACAGTTTTGAGAGCAatgcaatcaaagaaaaaggCAACCTCACCAGAGAAAGGTGATGAAACAACCTTTCCTAATGAAAACATGTGTGTTCCAGTTGAACTCTTCCAGATATTAGCAGAATGTGAAAAACACAAAGGTCCTGGAGAAGCTCTCTTGACAAAAGCAAAAGAGTTGTCCTGGTCAATTTTGGCAATGGTGGCTTCATGTTTCCCTGATGTCTCACCATTGTCATGCCTGACAGTTTGGTTGGAAATTACTGCAGCAAG AGAAACTTCATCGATCAAGGTGCATAATATTGCTTCCCAGATTGCAGATAATGTTGGAGCAGCTGTAAATGCAACCAATTCCTTGCCTGTAGGTGATAGAGTGCTTACATTTCATTACAATAGGCAGAGTCCCAAGCGTCGACGGTTATTAACACCCATTACAGTCGACTCATCTACTTCTGTAATATCTGAGATCTCAAGTACTTCTATGGgtccaaaaatatttgattccCAAGGTAAGTCTATCGAGAATGAAAGAGATGTAGGACAGACGGGAGGTATAATTGTTGCAAGTGAATCCAATGAAAGGCCAGCTTCTCTTTCCAAGATGGTTGCAGTGCTTTGTGAACAACAATTGTTCTTGCCTTTGCTAAGGGCATTCGAGATGTTCCTTCCATCATGTCCATTGCTGCCATTCATTCGTGCCCTTCAG GCATTTTCACAAATGCGCCTCTCAGAAGCTTCTGCTCATTTGGGTTCCTTTTCAGCACGAATTAAGGAGGAACCAATGTACTCACAGGCAAATGTGGGACGAGAAGGACAGATTGGAACATCATGGATTAGTTCTACAGCTTCAAAAGCTGCTGATGCAGTGCTTTCAACTTGCCCCTCTCCGTATGAGAAAAGATGCTTAATGCAACTTCTTGCCTCCACTGACTTTGGTGATGGTGGACTTGCTGCGGCACACTACCGAAGGGCTTATTGGAAAATTAATTTAGCAGAACCTATGCTTCGTAAAGATAATGTGTTGCATTTTGATAATGAAACTGCAGATGATGCTTCACTGTTGTCTGCACTAGAAAATAATAGGCAGTGGGAGCAAGCAAGGAACTGGGCCAAGCAGTTGGAGGCCAGTGGAACCCCCTGGAAATCTTCATTGCATCATGTCACTGAGTCTCAG GCCGAATCTATGGTAGCCGAGTGGAAGGAGTTTCTTTGGGACGTACCAGAAGAGAGGGTTGCTTTATGGAGCCACTGTCACACATTATTCATCAGATACTCCTTCCCTTCTCTTCAA GCTGGGTTATTTTTCCTTAAACATGCTGAAGCTGTTGAGAAAGACCTGCCTGCAAGGGAGCTTCATGAAATTTTATTGCTTTCTCTGCAATGGTTGAGTGGGATGATAAGCCTTTCCAGCCC TGTCTGCCCATTGCATCTTCTGCGTGAAATTGAAACCAAAGTATGGCTTTTAGCGGTTGAATCTGAGAGCCAGGTAAAGAGTGAAGGAGACTTCAATTTTACCTTTTCTGTCAGGGAGAATGCTATCAAGAATGAATCCAGTATTATTGACCGAACTGCAACCATAATAGCAAAGATGGACAACCATATAAATTCAATGAGGAATAGAATTGATAACCAAATCCCTTACAAGAATCAAGTAGTGGATGCTGGCCTCTCAACTACTTTTGGTGGTGGTTCAAAGACAAAAAGAAGGGGCAAAGGATACATGCAATCAAGACGCCCACCTCTTGAAACAGCAGATAAAAGTGTTGATAGTGATGATGGATCTAGTGCCCACTGTTTCAAAAATGAGTTGCAGTTGAATGAAGAGAACCTAAAACTGGAAATGTCATTCTCTAGGTGGGACGAAAGGGTTGGCGCAGCAGAGCTGGAAAGGGCTGTACTATCTTTATTGGAATTTGGGCAAATTGCTGCAGCCAAGCAACTGCAATCTAAGTTCTCTCCTGAAGAAATACCATCTGAATTTAAACTTGTAGATGCGGCCTTGAAGCTTGCTGCTATTTCAACTCCTCCCAGCAATGTATCTTTGTCAATGCTTGACGAAGAAGTGCGTTCAGTTATACAAACACATGGTCTACTGAAGGGCAAGCACCATGTGGACCCACTGCAG GTTCTGGAGTCTTTGGTGGCCATTTTTACAGAAGGCAGTGGGCGCGGGTTATGTAAGAGAATAATAGCAGTTATAAAAGCTGCAAACACCTTGGGACTCTCATTTTTTGAGGCGTTCAACAAGCAACCAATTGAACTGCTACAGCTCCTTTCTCTTAAAGCACAGGAGTCATTTGAGGAGGCAAACATGCTGGTGCAGACTCATCCAATGCCAGCGGCAAGCATTGCTCAAATACTTGCAGAATCTTTCCTAAAG GGTGTGTTGGCTGCACATCGTGGAGGGTATATGGATTCACAAAAGGAAGAAGGACCTGCTCCATTGCTGTGGAGATTTTCAGATTTCTTGAAGTGGGCAGAGCTTTGTCCCTCTGAACCAGAAATTGGGCATGCTTTAATGCGTTTGGTGATTACTGGACAGGAGATACCACATGCTTGTGAG GTTGAGCTTCTTATTCTGTCCCACCATTTCTACAAGTCATCTGCATGCCTTGATGGAGTTGATGTCCTTGTAGCTCTTGCTGCAACTAGGGTTGATGCTTATGTATTGGAGGGTGATTTTTCATGTTTGGCTCGATTAATAACCGGGGTTGGAAACTTTTATGCTCTCAATTTCATTCTTGGCATTCTCATAGAAAACGGTCAGTTGGATCTTCTGCTCCAGAAGTATTCTGCTGCTGCAGACACCAACACAGGCACTGCTGAGGCTGTCAGAGGATTTCGAATGGCTGTTCTTACATCTTTGAAGCATTTCAACCCTAATGACCTTGATGCATTTGCTATG GTCTACAGTCATTTTGATATGAAACATGAGACAGCTGCTCTTTTAGAGTCACGAGCACAGCAATCGTGTGAACAGTGGTTCCGCCGCTATGACATGGACCAGAATGAGGATTTATTGGATTCCATGCGCTACTTCATTGAAGCTGCTGAAGTTCACTCTTCCATTGATGCTGGCAACAAAACACGAAGCAATTGTGCACAGGCTTCCCTTCTGTCCTTGCAAATTCGAATGCCTGATTTCCAGTGGCTTAATCTATCAGAAACCAATGCTAGACGAGCTTTGGTTGAGCAATCTCGTTTTCAAGAGGCTTTAATTGTAGCTGAAGCTTATAACCTAAACCAACCAAGTGAGTGGGCTTTAGTACTCTGGAACCAGATGCTCAAACCTGAAGTGATGGAGGAGTTTGTGGCAGAGTTCGTTGCAGTTCTACCTCTTCAGCCGTCAATGCTGATTGATTTAGCTAGATTCTATAGAGCTGAAGTGGCTGCTCGAGGGGACCAATCTCATTTCTCTGTCTGGCTTACAGGTGGAGGCTTGCCAGCCGAGTGGGCTAAATATTTAGGAAGATCATTCAGGTGCCTATTGAAACGAACAAGGGACTTGAAGTTGCGGATGCAATTGGCTACACTGGCAACTGGATTTGGTGATGTTATTGATGCATGCAAGGAGGAATTGGATAACGTCCCTGACAATGCGGCACCACTAGTGTTGAGGAAGGGTCATGGGGGAGCTTACCTCCCTTTAATGTAA